The DNA region GAACAGCAACGTGGCACCCACCGGGACCAGCGCCCACGGTCCGGGGAACTCCGTGACCCCGTCGATCAGCGCGCCACAGGACAGGATGGCCGCCAGCGCCACCACCGCGGCGATGGTGCGCAGCCACATCGGAGCACGCACGTGGGGGACCACCGCACCCACAAGAGCGCCGAGCAGAAGTTCCCAGGCACGGGCGAAGCTGCTGTAGTAGGCGGTGGCCTGGTCGGTGTTGTGCGCGATGATCGCGTAGACGAACGAGGCGATGGTCAGCGCGGCGAGCACCACGACGAACGCCACCCGCATCCGCTTGCCCAGCACTCGCCGGAAAAGGAACGCCGACAACAGGATCAGCACCAGGAAGGCGATGTAGAACTGGCCCTGGACAGACATCGACCAGATGTGCTGCAGCGGGCTGACCGACTCGCCCGCGCGCAGGTAGTCCGAAGCGCTGCGTGCGAGTTCCCAGTTCTGGTAGTACCCGAGGCTGGCCAGACTCTGGTCGGCGAACGTCTCCCAGCGGGTCTCGGGCTGGATCAGGATCGTCAGCACCGCGGACACGGCCAGCACCACGACCAGGGCCGGCAGCAACCTGCGGACCAGCCGGGTCACTTCGGGCACCGGACGCAGCGCGGCGCCCGGGGTCAACGCGCCGCGCAGCAGTCGTCCGCCGAAGAAGAAGCCGGAGAGCACCAGGAAGACGTCGACCCCGCCGGACACCCGCCCGAACCAGACGTGGAACACCGCCACCAGAAGGATCGCGACACCGCGCAGACCGTCGAGGTCGTGCCGGTAGAACCCCGACGTCCGCGTCCCGATGACAGGGGTCGCGACAGGCGGGGGTGGGCCCATATCGGTGCGGGACACCGGCCGGGCAGGGGCGAGGGTGTTCATGGTCGACGGTTAATCTACCGAAGGTGTCTGCGTTGACGCCTGCCGAGATCAGCGCTGTCGATGCCGCCCACATCTGGCATCCGTACAGCGCGATAGGCCCCGATTCCCTCGCCCCGACCGTCGCGGTGGGTGCGCATGGTGCCTGGCTGACTCTCATCTATCAGGGCCGTCAGGTCGAGGTGCTCGACGCGATGGCCTCCTGGTGGACCGCGGTCCACGGGCACGGCCACCCGATGCTCGACGCCGCCGTCACGCGGCAGCTGGCGACGATGAACCATGTCATGTTCGGCGGGTTGACCCACGAGCCGGCGGCTCGGCTGGCCCAGCTGCTGGTGGAGGTGACACCGGACGGGCTGGAGACGGTGTTCTTCAGCGACTCCGGGTCGGTTTCGGTTGAGGTCGCGGTCAAGATGGCGCTGCAGTACTGGCGCAGCACCGGTCGCGACGCCAAGAGCAGGTTGATGACGTGGCGCGGGGGTTACCACGGCGACACGTTCACACCGATGAGCGTGTGCGATCCGCAGGGCGGCATGCATGAGCTGTGGACCGGCCGGAACTCGCTGCTGGCCGATCAGGTCTTCGCCCCGCCACCGCCGTCGGACTACGACCCGGCCTACAGCGCGGCCTTCGCCGAGCAGCTCGCGGAGCACGCCCATGAGCTTGCGGCGGTGATCGTCGAGCCCGTTGTGCAGGGAGCGGGCGGCATGCGGTTCCACGATCCGCGCTACCTCGTCGATCTGCGGGAGGCCTGCGATCAGCACGGAGTGCTGTTGATCTTCGACGAGATCGCCACCGGCTTCGGCAGAACCGGGGCGATGTTCGCTGCCGACCACGCCGCTGTCAGCCCCGACATCATGTGTGTCGGCAAGGCGCTCACCGGCGGCTACCTCACCCTGGCCGCGACGTTGTGCACCCGCGACGTCGCGGACACCATCAGCGCCAACCCGCCGGGCGCGCTCATGCACGGGCCGACGTTCATGGCCAATGCGCTGGCCTGTGCGGTCAGCGTCGTATCGGTGGAATTGCTGCTCACCGGTGACTGGCGCGGACAGGTGCGCGACATCGAGGTCGGGCTGACCGAGGGGCTGGCGCCCGCGGCCGCGCTGGGCAACGTGGCCGATGTCCGGGTCCTGGGCGCGATCGGCGTGCTCGAGCTGGATCGCCCGGTGGATCTGCGCATCGCCACCCCGACCGCCATCGAGCACGGGGTGTGGCTCCGGCCGTTCCGCAACCTGGTCTACGTCATGCCGCCCTACATCTGCTCCCGCGCGGAGATCGACCAGATCACCTCCGGGATGGTCGCCGTCGCGCGTGCTCTAACCTGAACGGTGTTCAATTGTCGGCCCGCCGCTTGAAGGAGCCCGCGTGACCCGCCTCGGTCTGTCCCCCCTCGCCTGGCTCGATCAGGTCGAGACGCAGCGCCGCGCGGCCGGACTCCGACGTTCCCTGCGCAGCCGACCCCCCGTCGGCGCCGAGCTGGACCTGGCCTCCAACGACTACCTGGGGTTGTCGCAACATCCGGCGGTCATCGATGCCGGCGTGGCCGCGCTGCGCACCTGGGGTGCGGGATCCACCGGGTCCCGGCTGGTCACCGGCAACACCGACCTGCACGAGGCGTTCGAGGACGCCCTGGCCGGATTCGTCGGCGCCGCCTCGGCTCTGGTGTTCTCATCGGGGTACACCGCCAATCTCGGCGCGGTGGTGGCGCTGTCCGGACCCGGTTCGCTGTTGGTGTCGGACGCGCTGACCCACGCCTCGCTGGTCGACGCGTGCCGGTTGTCGCGGGCTCGGGTGGCGGTCACTCCGCACCGCGACGTCGCCGCGGTCGACGGGGCACTGAGCGGCCGCTCCGAGGAGCGTGCCGTCGTGGTCACCGACTCGGTCTTCTCGGCCGACGGTGATCTGGCCCCGCTGCGGGAGCTTCACGAGGTGTGCCGTCGGCATGGCGCGTTGCTGATCGTCGACGAAGCCCACGGGCTCGGCGTGCGCGGCGACGGCGGCCGGGGACTGCTGAACGAGGTCGGCCTGGCGGGCGCCCCGGATGTGGTGATGACGACGACGCTGTCCAAGGCGCTCGGCAGCCAGGGCGGCGTGGTGCTGGGCCCGAGCGCGGTCCGTGACCACCTGATCGACGCCGCCCGACCGTT from Mycobacterium sp. DL includes:
- a CDS encoding adenosylmethionine--8-amino-7-oxononanoate transaminase; the encoded protein is MSALTPAEISAVDAAHIWHPYSAIGPDSLAPTVAVGAHGAWLTLIYQGRQVEVLDAMASWWTAVHGHGHPMLDAAVTRQLATMNHVMFGGLTHEPAARLAQLLVEVTPDGLETVFFSDSGSVSVEVAVKMALQYWRSTGRDAKSRLMTWRGGYHGDTFTPMSVCDPQGGMHELWTGRNSLLADQVFAPPPPSDYDPAYSAAFAEQLAEHAHELAAVIVEPVVQGAGGMRFHDPRYLVDLREACDQHGVLLIFDEIATGFGRTGAMFAADHAAVSPDIMCVGKALTGGYLTLAATLCTRDVADTISANPPGALMHGPTFMANALACAVSVVSVELLLTGDWRGQVRDIEVGLTEGLAPAAALGNVADVRVLGAIGVLELDRPVDLRIATPTAIEHGVWLRPFRNLVYVMPPYICSRAEIDQITSGMVAVARALT
- a CDS encoding 8-amino-7-oxononanoate synthase, whose translation is MTRLGLSPLAWLDQVETQRRAAGLRRSLRSRPPVGAELDLASNDYLGLSQHPAVIDAGVAALRTWGAGSTGSRLVTGNTDLHEAFEDALAGFVGAASALVFSSGYTANLGAVVALSGPGSLLVSDALTHASLVDACRLSRARVAVTPHRDVAAVDGALSGRSEERAVVVTDSVFSADGDLAPLRELHEVCRRHGALLIVDEAHGLGVRGDGGRGLLNEVGLAGAPDVVMTTTLSKALGSQGGVVLGPSAVRDHLIDAARPFIFDTGLAPAAVGAAHAALKVLIDEPWRAPRVLDNAAVLASMCGVAEVPSSAVVSVILGEPEVALAAAAACLERGVRVGCFRPPTVPAGTSRLRLTARASLTEEEMALARTVLSDVLSPA